aaataattcgattaagggtacaatttccagattatcctataaaggctattcgccttgataatgctagagaattctcatctcaatcttttgatgattattgtctatcgattgggataaaagttgaacatcttgtagcttatgttcatactcaaaatggcattgcagagtcatttattaaacgcctgcaattAATAGCAAGACCACAACTTATGAAAATAAAATTGCTCACTActgtttggggccatgctatcttgaaTACAACATCACTTattcgtctcagaccgacacattataataaatattctccgtcacaattagtttttgatcatgaaccaaatattgcctaTCTACGAATTTTTGTGTGTgttgtatatgtgccagtagcaccaccacaccGTAGTAAGATGGGCCCATAAAGAAGGCTAAGAATATATATTGGGTTTGagtcaccctctattattcgctaccTTGAACCATTGAcgggagatttatttactgctcgatttgcataTTGTCGagttgatgaaacaaatttcccacCATTAGGGGGAGAgagaaaggaaatcaaaagagaaattgtgtgaaaagtttcatcattatctcattTTAATCCACGTACCCATATATGTAATCAGGAGTctagaagatcatccatttacagaatataacAAATCAAATGCTAGACGCATTTACCGATTTAAaaataactaagtcacatatccctgcagagaatgtgctatccgaattgatgtcccatcaggaccatctactagcatgagagcttgTGAACCCAAAGCACGCCTGAAACGTGGTAGGCCTtagggttctaaggatcgaaatcctagaaaaagaaaatcgacaaatgatcaaagggatctcctgaagagacccaaaatctgattagttctgagattcctgaagaaatcaatgaacccgatAATCaagtgagtgaggaacttttaataagttctacTGGtggtgggattaatttaaatcgatctgaaatagtggtggataatatttttgcatataatgttacACTAAACATTATGCAacatagtgaggatcttgaaccctgatctgtcgaagaatgtcaacaaagatctgattggccaaaatggcaagaggcaattcaatcagaattgaagtcacttgctaaaagagaggtctttggaccattAGTCCAAACACATGCTAGTTTAAagccagttggtcataaatgggatTTTATGCGacaaaggaatgataaaaatgaagttgaaagatacaaggCTCGCCTTGtcgcacaaggattctcacaacgacctggagtcgattatGAAGAAACGTATTCACCCATTATGGATGCCATAatatttcgatatctcatcagtttagcctTACGTGAAaggcttgaaatacatctaatggatgtagttacagcttatctgtacgggtcacttgataatgaaatttacatgaaaatccttgaaggatttaaaatgcctaaaGCATATTCAAAATCTCAGAAAATactcaatcagattacaaagatctttgtacagTTTAAAGAAATCTGGGTGCATGTCgtataatcgcctcagtgaatatttgctgaaagagggttacataaatgatgttatttgtccatgtattttttataaagaaaatggcttcagaatttgttatacttgctatTTATGTTGATggcataaatcttgttggaactccagaagagctccaaaaggtaattgaatatcttaagaaagaatttgagataaAAGATCTTGGGAAGATAAAACTTTGTCTTGATCTGCAAATTGAGCATTTAGCAGATGTGATCTTTATCCATTAATCTGCCTATGACAAAGCatacccattgagtacaccaatggttgttcaatcacttgaagtgaataaggatttatTCCGGCctccagaagaggatgaggaactccttggtcccgaagtaccctatcttggtgcaattggtgcactaatgtatcttgctaatgctacaaggcctgacatagcattttctgttaatttactagcaagatatagttcttctcctatacggagacattggaacgggattaagcatatattgacatatttaaagggaactcttaaTATGgatttgttttatgctaacaaagatactGCAGATCTTGTTCGTTATGCTGATGCaagttatttatctgatccccataaagctagATCTCAAACCGGGTACGTGTTTACTTGTGGAGGTActgtcatatcatggcgctccacaaagcaatctattgttgctacttttTCAAATCTTGATGAGATAATAGTTATTCATGAAGCAAATAgggaatgtgtatggttgagatcaataatttattttattcgagaaaaatatggtttggaatgtgagaaaagacccacaattttatacgaagataatgatgcatgcatagcccaattgaaaagaggatttataaaaggagatagaacgaagcacattttaccaaaattattctacacacacgatcttaaGAAAAATGATGACATTGATGTGCAATAAATCCGTTCAAATgacaatccagcagatttattcactaaatctctgccaacttcaacttttgagaagatgataTACAAGATTAGAATgcagagactcaaatatttgaaacaaagttttcatcagggggagtaaaatacgtgatgcactcttttttccttactaaaGTTTTTTCCCacggggttttccttataaggttttaatgagacacctAGCAATGTGTATTATTAAATATATGTACTCTTTTTctttcactaggatttttttcccacggggtttttcctagtaaggttttaatgaggcacattatcctTTAATGAACATCTAAGGGGGTGTGTTATAAATATATAGTACATTATGGATGTTTATGTAgtactccattatggataaatattatccccggtagaagattatatATATCTGGTACGGTAGCAGCTTACAagtagcttacacagcaacttgcagtAGCAACTTACATGCAGCTTACACAGTAGCTTGTAGTAGCAACTTACAAGCAACTGAaaagcagcttacacaacagcttgcacTTGCAGCTGacaagcagcttacacagcagcttcatttcttctataaatagaggataTTTtaattcattatgtacatcagtttgaaagttgaataatatatcagtttctctctatacttatctttagtttatttactttacagTCGTtatttcataataaaataaacaaagttaGGGCGATTTTTTCCAATTCCACGCGCTAAGATTGCGTGAAAAACAATTGAGATTCCACGTGGACTCAAAAGGTGGTACTTATAGTACTTTGAACAAAGACAAAGAGGTTATAGGACCCGCGTAAAATTTAAGGGCGCAACTAGTAATATGAGACAACCCAAtgggataattatgtattatcccTTTTACTAACTACTCATTAATTCCACTTCTATATATGGGGCATTGGAAATAGAATGAGAAATATACAACATACATTCTTTCTTCTAGCCTTCCTAAAATTATTAGACATATCTTCGTGGAGATCGCGACTTTTTATCCTGCACTTTTCTCGCGTGTGGTCAGGGCAAAGTAATATTGTTCAAAAGATTTTAATTGAATTTTATTGGTCAAAAAATTACACTGTACAGATAagttaaataaattttatataaaaattgTTGGATTTCCTTAAAATGAGAAAATTTCTAATGTAATAGCAATTGGTAGCACATTCAAATCTTGTGTGTGATATTTGTTTCCAAaacttttaatatttttatttattaaaattcatGTATATGTGCAAGCGTGATAGCGTTCAACCTACCTTACTCGTCGAACGAGCTCATCTCTAACTAACTGAACATATTGCCAATCCAAGAAGTTGTGAGTGAATTCCTTCTAAGATAGGTTTGTTTGTCCAACCTCGGGCCGCTAAACGTGTGCTTTCGGGTTAAGAATCCAATTTAGCTTCTGATTTTTAATTCGAAGTCTTTACTCGTGGTAGGCAAATAAAACAGACAACACACTAAATTACAAGGAACAACGTATGTGTAAATTTTATCTTACTCAGACCTTACTTGTGAGATCACATTTgatatattattattgttatttcccTTAATTAGTATTACATAATAGGAGAAAAATATTTGTTTCTCCTCTTAACTGGTGAGGTTGATTACAGCACATTTGGAAGTCCTACAATTTCGAAACATACTTCATTTTCTAACTATTTCGACAAAACTTATTTCCAttcaatttagatgacacactttccttattaatccgttctaaaaagaatgacacatttctacagtcggaaataattcaactttaaattcTTCATTTTACCAATTTTGCCCTTTATAAGAAGCTTTTATAACTATACAAATGTCATTACCCTACAAAAGCTTTTAACCTCTAATCTTTACGATCAAAAGtttcaaaagatttttttttcttaaattacgTGTCGAATCAAACAatctcatctaaattgaaactgTACACGGGTAAAATTGGGGGTAACATATAACCCGATTTCTCATTGGGTCAAACGAAGCAAAGACATAACTCCATGGGATCGGAGTCGAAGTCGGGGACTCCTCGTACTAGGTTCCGAACGGAGTGTTTGCCATCGGGCCTGATAAGATAACACTCCCCGAACCCAGAACGAGCTCCCAAGCCT
This genomic stretch from Nicotiana sylvestris chromosome 9, ASM39365v2, whole genome shotgun sequence harbors:
- the LOC138878438 gene encoding secreted RxLR effector protein 161-like, yielding MVVQSLEVNKDLFRPPEEDEELLGPEVPYLGAIGALIHWNGIKHILTYLKGTLNMDLFYANKDTADLVRYADASYLSDPHKARSQTGYVFTCGAYTVACSSNLQATEKQLTQQLALAADKQLTQQLHFFYK